The Cellulophaga sp. L1A9 genome window below encodes:
- the fsa gene encoding fructose-6-phosphate aldolase — protein sequence MKFFIDTANLAQIKEAQELGVLDGVTTNPSLMAKEGITGKDNILKHYVDICNIVDGDVSAEVIATDYAGMIKEGEELAKLHEQIVVKLPMIKDGVKACKYFSDKGIRTNVTLVFSAGQALLAAKAGATYVSPFIGRLDDISTDGLNLIAEIRLIYDNYGFETQILAASVRHTMHIIDCAKLGADVMTGALSSIEGLLKHPLTDIGLAKFLEDYKKGN from the coding sequence ATGAAATTTTTTATAGATACAGCAAATCTTGCTCAAATTAAAGAAGCTCAAGAATTAGGTGTTTTAGATGGTGTTACCACAAACCCATCTTTAATGGCGAAAGAAGGAATTACAGGTAAAGACAACATTTTAAAGCACTATGTAGACATTTGCAATATTGTTGATGGTGATGTTTCTGCTGAAGTAATTGCTACTGATTATGCAGGAATGATCAAAGAAGGTGAAGAACTTGCTAAATTGCACGAACAAATCGTTGTTAAGTTACCAATGATTAAAGATGGTGTAAAAGCGTGTAAGTACTTTAGTGATAAAGGCATCAGAACAAATGTAACATTAGTTTTCTCTGCTGGTCAAGCTTTATTAGCTGCTAAGGCAGGTGCAACTTATGTGTCTCCATTCATTGGTCGTTTAGATGATATTTCTACAGATGGTTTAAATCTTATTGCAGAAATTCGTTTGATTTATGATAACTATGGTTTTGAAACTCAAATTTTAGCCGCTTCTGTTAGACATACAATGCATATTATTGATTGTGCTAAATTAGGTGCTGATGTAATGACAGGTGCTTTATCTTCAATTGAAGGATTATTAAAACACCCACTTACAGATATCGGTCTTGCTAAATTCTTAGAAGATTATAAAAAAGGAAACTAG
- a CDS encoding transaldolase, translating to MYKYSFCFLLLSLTACFSDNKDSPTIFAGEIVNPTSQTVILYKDDVVIDSAQLDMHNRFTIKLNNLEEGLYNFRHAPQYQYVYLSKGDSLLVRLNTIYFDESLVFSGKGEEINNFLIEVFLNSEEEESAVNSYFDLSPEIFSKKIDSLRETKIAILDELQTDTELTDKSIAMAKASIDYSAYINKEKYPFKHLKKNKDNSITDISDEFYDYRDALNFDNKDLTFFTPYYDYMKRHFDNVAFTHCSVDCSDGGRIINDQLHFNQHKLILIDSIVKEKKLRDNLFRNVAMTYFLKVHDNVENNKLFLEDFHKLSNNNDHITEIHNLYESVLKMQPTHELPAVNVIDSVGTSVSLASLAKGKDNVIFYFWTVNNPRHFRNITRQVSKLESLYPETKFIGISLSEIDDSWKKMITTSGIDFENQYRAEDDKVLRTTLIIDGLNKAILVKDGIIIDAYKDMYAL from the coding sequence ATGTATAAATATTCTTTTTGTTTCTTATTGCTAAGTTTAACTGCTTGTTTTTCAGATAATAAGGACTCCCCTACTATTTTTGCAGGTGAAATTGTGAATCCCACAAGTCAGACTGTTATCTTGTATAAAGATGATGTGGTTATTGATTCTGCTCAATTAGACATGCATAATAGGTTCACTATTAAGTTAAATAACCTTGAGGAAGGTTTATATAATTTTAGACATGCTCCTCAATATCAATATGTATACCTATCTAAAGGAGATAGTTTATTAGTACGATTGAATACTATTTATTTTGATGAATCCCTAGTGTTTTCAGGTAAAGGCGAAGAAATAAATAACTTTTTAATTGAAGTATTCCTTAACTCCGAAGAGGAAGAAAGCGCAGTAAATTCTTATTTTGATTTGAGCCCTGAAATATTTTCTAAAAAAATTGACTCGCTACGGGAAACTAAAATTGCCATTTTAGACGAACTACAAACAGACACTGAGTTAACTGACAAATCTATCGCTATGGCAAAAGCCAGTATAGATTACAGCGCTTATATTAACAAAGAAAAATATCCTTTTAAACATCTAAAAAAGAATAAAGACAATTCTATAACCGATATTTCTGATGAATTCTATGACTATCGCGATGCGTTAAATTTTGATAATAAAGACTTAACGTTTTTTACTCCGTACTATGATTACATGAAGCGTCATTTTGATAATGTTGCCTTTACCCATTGCTCTGTAGATTGTTCTGACGGCGGAAGGATCATTAATGATCAGTTACATTTTAATCAGCATAAATTAATTTTAATAGATAGCATTGTCAAGGAAAAGAAGTTAAGGGATAATCTATTTAGAAATGTAGCAATGACTTACTTTCTAAAGGTTCATGACAATGTGGAGAACAATAAGCTGTTTTTAGAAGATTTTCATAAACTTTCTAATAACAACGACCATATTACTGAAATACATAACTTATACGAAAGTGTATTAAAAATGCAACCTACTCATGAATTACCTGCAGTAAATGTTATTGATAGTGTAGGTACTTCTGTTTCATTAGCATCTCTGGCTAAGGGGAAAGATAATGTAATCTTCTATTTTTGGACGGTTAATAACCCTAGACATTTTAGGAACATCACAAGGCAAGTTTCTAAACTTGAAAGCTTATATCCTGAAACTAAATTTATAGGTATTAGCCTTAGTGAAATTGATGACAGTTGGAAAAAAATGATTACCACTTCGGGTATAGATTTTGAAAACCAATATAGAGCAGAAGATGATAAAGTATTGAGAACTACATTAATTATCGATGGGCTAAATAAAGCAATACTCGTAAAAGACGGTATAATTATAGATGCTTACAAGGATATGTACGCACTTTAA
- a CDS encoding ABC-F family ATP-binding cassette domain-containing protein, translated as MLSVSNLSVQFGKRVLFDDVNISFTQGNCYGVIGANGAGKSTLLRIIAGQIDPTSGHVSLEPTKRMSILEQNHNAYDAITVLETVVMGNKPLAAIKAEMDALYADYDDKNADRIGELQVQFEEMNGWNADSDAAALLSNLGIDADLHYTTMGDMDSKLKVRVLLAQALFGNPDVLIMDEPTNDLDYETISWLEHFLANYENTVIVVSHDRHFLDSVCTHIADIDFGKLNLYSGNYTFWYESSQLAARQRAQQNKKSEEKAKELQEFIMRFSANVAKSKQATSRKKMLSKLKIDDIKPSSRRYPAIIFEREREAGDQILNVEKLSATSEDGDLLFKDVNINLAKGDKVAVFSKDSRATTAFYEIINGNRMAGSGEFQWGITTNQSYLPADNHAFFESDDSLVDWLRQYATTEEEREEVYVRGFLGKMLFSGEEALKKCSVLSGGEKVRCMLSRMMMIRANVLMLDEPTNHLDLESITAFNNSLKNFKGTILFTTHDHEFAQTLANRIIELTPSGAIDRYLSFDDYMSDKSIKEQRAKMYAVKS; from the coding sequence ATGTTATCTGTATCCAATTTATCGGTACAATTTGGAAAAAGAGTTCTTTTTGATGATGTGAATATATCATTCACTCAAGGGAACTGTTATGGTGTTATTGGTGCCAATGGCGCAGGGAAATCTACTTTATTAAGAATTATTGCAGGTCAAATAGACCCGACTTCTGGTCATGTTTCTTTAGAGCCTACAAAACGTATGTCTATCCTAGAACAAAACCACAATGCTTATGATGCGATTACGGTTCTAGAAACTGTAGTTATGGGAAACAAGCCCTTAGCAGCTATAAAAGCAGAAATGGATGCGCTCTATGCTGATTATGACGATAAAAATGCGGATAGAATAGGGGAGCTGCAAGTTCAATTTGAGGAAATGAATGGCTGGAATGCGGATAGTGATGCTGCAGCTTTATTATCTAACCTAGGGATTGATGCAGATTTGCATTATACCACTATGGGAGATATGGATTCTAAACTTAAAGTTAGGGTGTTATTAGCACAAGCACTTTTTGGTAATCCTGATGTATTGATCATGGATGAGCCTACCAATGACTTGGATTATGAAACCATAAGCTGGTTAGAACATTTCTTGGCCAATTATGAGAACACCGTAATTGTTGTTTCGCATGACCGTCACTTTTTAGATTCTGTTTGTACGCATATTGCCGATATTGATTTTGGAAAGCTTAATCTCTATTCTGGGAACTACACATTCTGGTATGAAAGTAGCCAATTAGCAGCAAGACAACGTGCGCAACAAAACAAAAAGTCTGAAGAGAAAGCTAAAGAATTACAAGAATTTATTATGCGTTTTAGTGCAAACGTTGCAAAGAGTAAACAAGCAACGTCACGTAAAAAAATGCTTTCTAAATTAAAGATTGATGATATTAAACCTTCTAGTAGAAGATATCCTGCAATTATATTTGAACGTGAAAGGGAAGCCGGAGATCAGATTTTAAATGTAGAAAAACTATCTGCAACTTCTGAAGATGGAGATTTATTATTTAAAGATGTAAACATTAACCTTGCAAAAGGAGATAAAGTAGCGGTATTTTCTAAAGACTCTAGAGCAACTACTGCGTTTTATGAAATTATAAATGGCAATAGAATGGCAGGTAGTGGTGAATTCCAATGGGGGATTACTACAAACCAGTCTTATTTACCAGCAGATAACCATGCTTTTTTTGAAAGTGATGATAGTTTAGTAGATTGGTTAAGACAGTATGCTACCACAGAAGAAGAACGTGAAGAAGTTTATGTTCGTGGTTTCTTAGGTAAAATGTTATTTAGTGGGGAAGAGGCCTTAAAAAAATGTTCTGTATTATCTGGGGGAGAAAAAGTGCGTTGTATGTTAAGTAGAATGATGATGATTCGTGCAAATGTTCTTATGTTAGATGAACCAACAAATCACTTAGATCTTGAAAGTATTACAGCATTCAATAATTCACTAAAGAATTTTAAAGGGACCATTCTGTTTACGACACATGATCATGAATTTGCGCAAACATTAGCAAATAGAATAATTGAATTAACACCTAGTGGTGCAATTGATCGTTACTTATCTTTTGATGATTACATGTCTGATAAGAGTATTAAAGAACAAAGAGCTAAAATGTATGCTGTGAAGTCATAA
- the leuB gene encoding 3-isopropylmalate dehydrogenase — protein sequence MKLNIALLAGDGIGPEVIDQAVKVSDAIAKKYGHDLSWTPALTGAAAIDDCGEPYPDSTHAVCVAADAVLFGAIGHPKYDNDPSAKVRPEQGLLKMRQKLGLFANVRPTFTFPSLIDKSPLKRERIEGTDLIILRELTGGIYFGERGRKDNGNTAFDTCTYTRAEVTRLAKKGFELAMTRGKKLCCVDKANVLESSRLWRETVQAMEKDYPEVKVSYEFVDAVAMRLVQWPNSYDVMITENLFGDILTDEASVISGSMGLMPSASVGENTRLYEPIHGSYPQAAGKDIANPLATVLSAAMMFEDFGLTQEAQDIRDVVNKSLAEGIVTEDLSEGAKAYKTSEVGNWLAKHI from the coding sequence ATGAAATTAAATATTGCCTTATTAGCCGGTGACGGAATCGGTCCAGAAGTTATAGATCAAGCCGTAAAAGTATCAGATGCCATTGCTAAAAAATATGGCCATGATTTAAGTTGGACACCCGCTTTAACTGGTGCTGCAGCTATTGATGATTGTGGAGAACCTTATCCAGATAGCACACATGCTGTTTGTGTGGCTGCAGATGCAGTTTTATTTGGAGCTATTGGTCACCCAAAATATGACAATGACCCTTCTGCAAAAGTACGCCCAGAACAGGGATTACTTAAAATGCGTCAGAAACTTGGATTGTTCGCTAACGTAAGACCCACCTTTACCTTTCCTTCTTTAATTGATAAATCACCTTTAAAAAGAGAACGTATTGAAGGAACAGATTTAATAATATTGCGTGAATTAACGGGCGGTATTTACTTTGGAGAAAGAGGTCGTAAAGACAATGGAAATACTGCTTTTGATACCTGTACCTATACGCGTGCAGAAGTAACACGTTTGGCTAAAAAAGGATTTGAATTAGCAATGACACGTGGCAAAAAATTATGCTGTGTAGATAAAGCAAACGTATTAGAATCTTCTAGACTTTGGAGAGAAACCGTTCAAGCAATGGAAAAAGACTATCCTGAGGTTAAGGTTTCTTATGAATTTGTAGATGCTGTTGCTATGCGTTTGGTACAATGGCCAAATTCATATGATGTAATGATTACTGAAAACCTATTCGGAGATATTCTTACGGATGAAGCTTCTGTTATTTCTGGATCTATGGGCTTAATGCCATCTGCATCTGTTGGAGAGAACACTAGATTATATGAACCTATTCATGGTTCTTACCCACAAGCTGCAGGAAAAGATATCGCAAACCCATTGGCAACTGTACTTTCTGCTGCAATGATGTTTGAAGATTTTGGTTTAACACAAGAAGCACAAGATATTAGAGATGTAGTTAACAAATCTCTTGCTGAAGGTATTGTAACAGAAGATTTATCTGAAGGAGCAAAAGCCTATAAAACGAGTGAAGTTGGAAATTGGCTTGCTAAGCATATCTAG
- a CDS encoding alpha-isopropylmalate synthase regulatory domain-containing protein, whose amino-acid sequence MKKRKIEIMDTTLRDGEQTSGVSFSVLEKLSLAKLLLEELKVDRIEVASARVSDGELLAVKQITSWAKDNKFIDKIEVLSFVDKGVSINWMLEAGAKVQNLLTKGSLNHLTHQLKKTPTEHFEEIASVIALAAQNGIETNVYLEDWSNGMRNSKDYVFQFLDFLATQPVKRILLPDTLGVLTHNETFDFVKSIVDKYPELHFDFHGHNDYDLSVANVMEALRAGCHGLHLTVNGMGERAGNAPLASVVAVINDFMPEIETGVKESSLYKVSKLVSAFTGFAIPANKPIVGANVFTQTAGIHADGDSKNNLYFNDLLPERFGRKRQYALGKTSGKANIQKNLQELGLTLNNDELKKVTQRIIELGDKKERVTKDDLPYIISDVLDSEGYQSKAKITSYLLSHAKGLQPSAAVSVEIEGELYEEHAQGDGQFDAFMNALKSVYKTKKIELPKLIDYAVRIPPGSNSDALCETIITWDNQGKEYITRGLDSDQTVSAIKATEKMLNII is encoded by the coding sequence ATGAAAAAAAGAAAGATTGAAATAATGGATACTACACTCCGTGATGGTGAACAAACCTCGGGAGTGTCGTTTTCGGTTTTAGAAAAACTAAGCCTTGCAAAATTACTGTTAGAAGAGCTTAAGGTAGACCGCATAGAAGTGGCTTCTGCTCGTGTTTCTGATGGAGAATTGCTCGCTGTAAAACAAATTACAAGTTGGGCAAAAGACAATAAATTTATTGATAAAATTGAAGTCCTTTCATTTGTAGATAAAGGTGTTTCAATAAATTGGATGCTTGAAGCTGGAGCAAAGGTTCAAAACCTTTTGACTAAAGGATCTTTGAATCATTTAACGCATCAGCTTAAAAAAACGCCTACTGAACATTTTGAAGAAATTGCTTCGGTAATCGCTTTAGCTGCCCAAAATGGCATTGAAACTAATGTATATCTTGAAGACTGGAGTAATGGAATGCGTAACTCTAAAGACTATGTATTTCAGTTTTTAGACTTCTTAGCTACACAACCTGTGAAGCGTATTTTATTACCAGATACTTTAGGTGTATTAACGCATAACGAAACTTTTGATTTTGTAAAATCTATTGTTGATAAATACCCCGAATTACATTTTGATTTTCATGGTCATAATGATTACGATTTAAGTGTTGCTAATGTTATGGAAGCACTTAGAGCAGGATGTCATGGCTTGCATTTGACTGTAAACGGAATGGGAGAACGTGCCGGTAATGCGCCTCTTGCAAGTGTGGTGGCCGTTATTAATGATTTTATGCCAGAGATTGAAACTGGTGTAAAAGAATCTTCCTTGTACAAAGTAAGTAAACTAGTTTCTGCTTTTACAGGTTTTGCTATCCCAGCAAATAAGCCTATTGTTGGCGCTAATGTGTTTACACAAACGGCTGGCATACATGCGGATGGGGACAGCAAAAACAATCTTTACTTTAATGATTTATTGCCGGAGCGTTTTGGCCGTAAGCGTCAATATGCATTAGGAAAAACATCTGGTAAAGCCAATATCCAAAAGAATTTACAGGAATTAGGACTTACCTTAAACAATGATGAATTAAAGAAAGTTACCCAACGTATTATAGAATTAGGAGATAAGAAAGAACGGGTTACAAAAGATGATTTACCCTATATTATTTCTGATGTCTTAGATAGCGAAGGTTACCAGAGTAAAGCCAAAATAACCTCTTATTTATTGTCTCATGCAAAAGGTTTACAGCCCTCTGCAGCGGTATCTGTAGAGATTGAAGGAGAATTATATGAAGAACATGCACAAGGCGATGGTCAGTTTGATGCTTTTATGAATGCTTTAAAAAGTGTCTATAAAACAAAGAAAATAGAATTGCCTAAATTGATTGATTATGCAGTGCGTATTCCTCCTGGGAGTAATTCTGATGCCTTGTGTGAAACAATCATAACTTGGGACAACCAAGGAAAAGAATATATTACACGTGGCTTAGATTCGGATCAAACCGTATCAGCAATTAAAGCCACAGAAAAAATGTTGAATATTATATAA
- the leuD gene encoding 3-isopropylmalate dehydratase small subunit — MAYDKFEILTSTAVPLAIENVDTDQIIPARFLKATERKGFGDNLFRDWRYNNDDSPKEDFVLNDSTYSGKILLGGRNFGSGSSREHAAWAVYDYGFRCVISSFFADIFKGNCLNIGVLPVQVSADFSNKLFSEIEKDPNTQIEVNLQEQTVTLLSTGEKESFDINGYKKDNMLNGFDDIDYLMNVKEDIIEFAKHTPL; from the coding sequence ATGGCATACGATAAATTCGAAATATTAACAAGTACTGCGGTTCCTTTAGCGATAGAGAACGTAGATACAGATCAAATAATACCGGCTCGTTTCTTAAAAGCAACGGAGCGTAAAGGATTCGGTGATAATCTTTTCAGAGATTGGCGTTACAATAATGACGATTCTCCTAAAGAAGATTTTGTGCTAAATGACAGCACCTATTCCGGAAAAATATTACTTGGCGGTCGTAACTTCGGTTCCGGTTCTTCAAGAGAGCACGCAGCATGGGCTGTTTACGATTATGGCTTTCGTTGTGTAATTTCTAGCTTCTTTGCTGATATTTTTAAAGGAAACTGCTTAAATATTGGGGTGTTACCTGTACAAGTAAGTGCTGATTTTTCTAACAAATTATTTTCTGAAATAGAGAAAGATCCAAACACTCAAATTGAGGTAAACTTACAAGAACAGACAGTTACCCTTTTGTCTACAGGTGAGAAAGAATCTTTTGATATCAATGGATATAAAAAAGATAATATGTTAAACGGGTTTGATGATATTGACTACTTGATGAATGTTAAGGAAGATATCATAGAATTTGCAAAACATACTCCTTTATAG
- the leuC gene encoding 3-isopropylmalate dehydratase large subunit yields the protein MKKTLFDKVWDSHVVKHVEDGPDVLFIDRHLVHEVTSPVAFLGLKNRGIRVLHPERTFATADHNTPTINQHLPVADPLSANQLRALEENAKEYGISHWGLGHKKNGIVHVVGPEYGITQPGATIVCGDSHTSTHGAFGAIAFGIGTSEVEMVLATQCIMQPKPKKMRINVKGKLNFGVTPKDVALFVISKLTTSGATGYFIEYAGDAFEDMSMEGRMTVCNLSIEMGARGGMIAPDEKTFEYIKGREFTPTGAAWDKAMTYWETLHTDADAEFDKEFSFDASDIEPMITYGTNPGMGMGISKSIPKAEQVEGGVSTYKKSLGYMAFSEGDSMIGKPIDFVFIGSCTNGRIEDFRAFTSIIKGRKKAANVTAWLVPGSHQVEAAIKAEGLLDIIHEAGFELREPGCSACLAMNDDKVPAGKLAVSTSNRNFEGRQGPGSRTLLASPLVAAAAAVTGKVTDPRELMEKLVASS from the coding sequence ATGAAAAAGACATTATTTGACAAAGTATGGGATTCGCATGTAGTTAAACATGTAGAAGACGGACCAGATGTATTGTTTATAGATCGCCATTTAGTGCATGAAGTGACTAGTCCTGTGGCATTTTTAGGACTTAAAAATAGAGGTATTCGTGTACTTCATCCAGAGCGTACTTTTGCAACGGCAGATCATAACACACCAACAATCAATCAACATTTACCTGTAGCAGATCCGCTATCGGCAAATCAATTAAGAGCTCTAGAAGAGAATGCTAAAGAATATGGCATCTCTCACTGGGGACTTGGACATAAAAAAAATGGTATTGTTCACGTTGTAGGCCCTGAGTACGGTATTACACAACCAGGAGCAACTATCGTATGTGGAGATTCCCATACCTCTACGCATGGTGCTTTTGGTGCTATTGCTTTTGGTATTGGTACTTCTGAAGTAGAAATGGTATTGGCTACACAATGTATTATGCAGCCAAAACCTAAGAAAATGCGAATTAATGTAAAAGGGAAACTTAATTTTGGAGTAACGCCTAAGGATGTTGCCTTATTTGTTATTTCTAAATTAACAACTTCTGGAGCTACAGGCTATTTTATAGAATATGCAGGTGATGCTTTTGAAGATATGAGCATGGAAGGTCGTATGACCGTGTGTAATTTGAGTATAGAAATGGGTGCTCGTGGAGGTATGATTGCTCCAGATGAAAAAACATTTGAATATATTAAAGGACGTGAGTTTACACCAACAGGTGCTGCTTGGGATAAAGCAATGACCTATTGGGAGACCTTACATACAGATGCAGATGCCGAATTTGATAAGGAATTTAGTTTTGATGCTTCGGATATTGAACCAATGATTACCTATGGTACCAATCCAGGTATGGGTATGGGTATATCTAAAAGTATTCCTAAGGCAGAACAAGTTGAAGGAGGCGTAAGCACCTACAAGAAATCTTTAGGATATATGGCTTTTAGTGAAGGCGATAGTATGATAGGGAAACCAATTGATTTCGTATTTATTGGTAGTTGTACAAACGGACGTATAGAAGATTTTAGAGCATTCACCTCAATAATTAAAGGTCGTAAGAAAGCAGCTAATGTTACCGCTTGGTTGGTACCTGGCTCACACCAAGTAGAAGCGGCTATTAAAGCAGAAGGTTTGTTGGATATTATTCACGAAGCAGGTTTTGAACTTAGAGAACCAGGTTGTTCTGCTTGTTTGGCTATGAATGATGATAAAGTACCCGCAGGAAAATTAGCGGTAAGTACTTCAAACAGAAACTTTGAAGGGCGTCAAGGTCCAGGGTCTAGAACATTGTTAGCTTCTCCACTTGTTGCTGCAGCTGCTGCAGTTACTGGAAAAGTTACAGATCCACGTGAATTAATGGAAAAATTAGTTGCTAGTTCTTAG
- a CDS encoding DUF4138 domain-containing protein, with the protein MKYIFFLLLLASQIGYSQHGGPISIALNESNIITLIFPGQILKVVEPSADFMFSYEQQSSMGVLKAKKTKQLSNLTVTTNDGYVYSFVLAPSKDVANFVYVMTISDAVGRINVSKSAGVKPLPSVEVADPETPAINTTENTTSTISEPSPIIKPALATNNSGAVLPSSNQLVTVNTPIDVVENTKPEDSTHFPVDASNTPTHDVDLYGSKPNTYYSIFCDNIHIEKPTIKNVSRKVGVIELKLNDITLDKNEMYFSLQIINGSAKAYTIKDLKFFIKGKSGHKEFNIKPLYVHNFRNDLGENSEVNAVYVLKNIRLSDKQQLYIVLEGLDHERFIMLTLPNEVVNR; encoded by the coding sequence TTGAAGTACATTTTTTTCCTATTACTTCTTGCCTCCCAAATTGGATATTCTCAACATGGAGGGCCTATTTCAATAGCTTTGAATGAGTCTAATATTATTACACTCATATTCCCAGGACAAATTTTAAAGGTCGTAGAACCCTCTGCTGATTTTATGTTCAGTTATGAGCAACAAAGTAGCATGGGCGTTTTAAAGGCTAAAAAAACGAAACAACTTAGTAATTTAACGGTTACCACCAATGATGGGTATGTCTATTCTTTTGTTTTAGCCCCCTCTAAAGATGTTGCTAATTTTGTATATGTAATGACCATATCTGATGCTGTTGGAAGAATTAATGTTTCTAAAAGTGCAGGAGTAAAACCGCTGCCTTCTGTAGAAGTAGCAGATCCAGAAACACCTGCGATCAATACTACTGAAAATACTACGTCTACAATTTCAGAACCATCACCAATTATAAAACCTGCACTTGCAACTAATAATTCAGGTGCTGTACTGCCTAGTAGTAATCAATTAGTAACGGTTAATACCCCTATAGATGTAGTAGAAAATACAAAACCAGAGGATAGTACTCATTTTCCTGTTGATGCATCAAATACCCCAACTCATGATGTTGATTTATATGGTTCTAAGCCAAACACCTATTACAGTATTTTTTGCGATAATATCCATATTGAAAAACCTACGATAAAGAACGTCTCTCGAAAAGTGGGGGTAATTGAATTAAAATTAAATGATATTACCTTAGATAAAAACGAAATGTACTTTAGTTTGCAAATCATAAATGGTTCTGCAAAAGCCTATACTATAAAAGACCTGAAATTTTTCATAAAAGGTAAAAGTGGCCATAAGGAGTTTAATATTAAACCTTTATATGTACATAATTTTAGAAATGATTTAGGTGAAAATTCTGAAGTAAATGCGGTCTACGTTCTAAAAAACATACGATTAAGTGACAAGCAGCAGTTGTACATTGTATTAGAAGGTTTAGATCATGAACGTTTTATCATGTTAACTTTACCAAATGAAGTTGTCAATCGGTAA
- a CDS encoding carboxypeptidase-like regulatory domain-containing protein — protein MPFKIICKLLFLLLILSSCGVTKHVQRYAVEGYIVDANNTPINNVVVKFLLDENQQGIMLLSDKDSTITNDEGFYKFKEISATKIGFMGGDKTKSLPVSYTFIARKKGFVNDTVNLRSRNPLNNILIIETIHLKPD, from the coding sequence ATGCCTTTTAAAATAATTTGTAAACTCTTGTTTCTTTTGTTGATTCTTAGTTCATGTGGAGTTACAAAGCATGTACAACGGTATGCTGTAGAGGGCTATATTGTTGATGCTAATAATACTCCAATTAATAATGTAGTGGTTAAATTTTTGTTGGATGAAAATCAGCAAGGTATTATGCTATTAAGTGATAAAGATTCTACAATTACGAATGATGAGGGTTTTTATAAATTTAAAGAAATAAGTGCCACTAAAATTGGCTTTATGGGAGGGGATAAAACCAAAAGCTTACCTGTATCTTATACCTTTATAGCAAGAAAAAAAGGCTTTGTAAATGATACGGTGAATTTACGTTCTAGAAACCCGTTAAACAATATTTTAATTATTGAAACAATACATTTAAAGCCTGATTAG